In Streptomyces sp. NBC_01551, one DNA window encodes the following:
- a CDS encoding MaoC family dehydratase gives MTAQIQYADVEVGTELPSGSFPVTRATLVRYAGASGDFNPIHWNEKFATEVGLPDVIAHGMFTMAEAIRVVTDWVGDPGAVVEYGVRFTKPVVVPNDERGAVIEVSAKVAAKLDDNRVRVDLTAMSAGQKVLGMSRAVVQLG, from the coding sequence ATGACTGCGCAGATCCAGTACGCCGACGTCGAGGTCGGCACCGAACTGCCGTCGGGCTCCTTCCCGGTGACGCGCGCCACGCTGGTGCGGTACGCGGGTGCGTCGGGTGACTTCAACCCGATCCACTGGAACGAGAAGTTCGCCACGGAGGTCGGGCTGCCGGACGTGATCGCGCACGGCATGTTCACGATGGCCGAGGCGATCCGCGTCGTCACCGACTGGGTGGGCGACCCGGGCGCGGTCGTGGAGTACGGCGTGCGGTTCACCAAGCCGGTCGTGGTCCCGAACGACGAGCGGGGCGCGGTGATCGAGGTCTCGGCGAAGGTGGCCGCGAAGCTCGACGACAACCGCGTCCGCGTGGACCTGACGGCGATGAGCGCGGGCCAGAAGGTCCTGGGGATGTCCCGCGCGGTCGTCCAGCTGGGCTGA
- a CDS encoding TetR/AcrR family transcriptional regulator, with protein sequence MARMSAEERRESVIRAAMHEFARGGYYGTSTEAIAKRVGVSQPYLFRLFPNKQAIFLAATTRCMEDIRLVFEEAAKGRSADEALVAMGEAYMKLIADHPDKLQMQLQVYVTVAAAEAAGEPGFGELVRAGWENLWDTVHVPLGADVEVTTNFMAHGMLINTLSALGFPREHRVWEGC encoded by the coding sequence ATGGCAAGGATGAGCGCAGAAGAGCGGCGCGAGAGCGTCATTCGCGCGGCGATGCACGAGTTCGCGCGCGGCGGCTACTACGGGACCTCCACCGAGGCGATCGCCAAGCGCGTCGGGGTCTCGCAGCCGTACCTCTTCCGGCTCTTCCCCAACAAGCAGGCGATCTTCCTGGCCGCCACCACGCGCTGCATGGAGGACATCCGGCTCGTCTTCGAGGAGGCGGCCAAGGGTCGCAGTGCCGACGAGGCGCTCGTCGCCATGGGGGAGGCGTACATGAAGCTGATCGCCGATCACCCCGACAAGCTCCAGATGCAGCTCCAGGTGTACGTCACCGTCGCCGCCGCCGAGGCCGCCGGGGAGCCGGGGTTCGGCGAGCTGGTGAGGGCCGGCTGGGAGAACCTGTGGGACACCGTCCACGTGCCCCTCGGGGCCGATGTCGAAGTGACCACCAACTTCATGGCGCACGGGATGCTCATCAACACGCTCTCCGCACTCGGGTTCCCGCGCGAACACCGGGTCTGGGAGGGGTGCTAG
- a CDS encoding MFS transporter: MTTTHTAIDDGTRLRGPAVWALVITGTAGFMAALDNLVVTTALPAIREDLGGKLEDLEWTVNAYTLTFAVLLMLGAALGDRFGRRRLFIAGLTLFTGASAAAALSPGINELIAARAVQGVGAAVMMPLTLTLLTAAVPAARRGMALGINGALTGLAVACGPLIGGSLTEHISWQWIFWLNVPVGLALIPLSRLRLAESTAPNARLDIPGTLLISGGLFGIVYALVNANAHGWTSAPVLTGLIGGVALVGGFIHHGFRNANPMLPMRLFRSRGFLGINMASLLMFLGMFGSIFLLSQYLQGVAGYSPTEAGLRMLPWTGMPMVLSPIAGILADRIGSRPVISAGLAFQAAGLVWYAMTLTTDISYAAQLPALILSGIGMGLYFAPASYALMATVAPADQGKASGTNSALREVGGALGIAVLATVFSAQGGYESPQAFTDGTVPALWIGAGAVALAALFALLLPAKEKEGEKRKKRKEEPYPAVGARTGAVPDEIPAR, from the coding sequence GTGACCACCACGCACACCGCCATCGACGACGGCACCCGCCTCAGGGGACCCGCCGTCTGGGCCCTCGTCATCACCGGAACCGCCGGCTTCATGGCCGCCCTCGACAACCTCGTCGTCACCACCGCGCTCCCCGCCATCCGCGAGGATCTCGGCGGCAAGCTGGAGGATCTCGAATGGACGGTGAACGCCTACACCCTCACCTTCGCCGTCCTCCTCATGCTCGGCGCCGCCCTCGGTGACCGGTTCGGCCGGCGCAGGCTCTTCATCGCCGGCCTCACCCTCTTCACCGGCGCCTCCGCCGCGGCCGCCCTCTCGCCCGGCATCAACGAGCTCATCGCCGCCCGCGCCGTCCAGGGCGTCGGCGCGGCGGTGATGATGCCGCTCACGCTCACCCTGCTCACCGCCGCCGTCCCGGCCGCCCGGCGCGGCATGGCCCTCGGCATCAACGGGGCCCTCACCGGCCTCGCCGTCGCCTGCGGCCCCCTCATCGGCGGCAGCCTCACCGAGCACATCTCCTGGCAGTGGATCTTCTGGCTCAACGTTCCCGTCGGCCTCGCCCTGATCCCGCTCTCCCGCCTCCGCCTCGCCGAGTCCACCGCCCCGAACGCCCGCCTCGACATCCCCGGCACGCTCCTCATCAGCGGCGGCCTCTTCGGCATCGTCTACGCCCTGGTCAACGCCAACGCCCACGGCTGGACCAGCGCCCCCGTCCTCACCGGCCTGATCGGCGGCGTCGCACTCGTCGGCGGGTTCATCCACCACGGCTTCCGCAACGCCAACCCCATGCTCCCCATGCGCCTCTTCCGCAGCCGGGGCTTCCTCGGGATCAACATGGCCAGCCTGCTGATGTTCCTCGGCATGTTCGGCTCGATCTTCCTGCTCAGCCAGTACCTCCAGGGCGTCGCCGGCTACTCGCCCACCGAGGCCGGGCTGCGGATGCTCCCCTGGACCGGAATGCCGATGGTCCTCTCCCCGATCGCGGGCATCCTCGCCGACCGGATCGGCAGCCGCCCCGTCATCTCCGCCGGTCTGGCCTTCCAGGCCGCGGGCCTCGTCTGGTACGCCATGACGCTGACCACCGACATCTCGTACGCCGCCCAGCTGCCCGCGCTGATCCTCAGCGGCATCGGCATGGGCCTGTACTTCGCGCCCGCCTCCTACGCCCTGATGGCCACCGTGGCCCCCGCCGACCAGGGCAAGGCCTCCGGCACCAACAGCGCCCTGCGCGAGGTCGGCGGCGCCCTCGGCATCGCCGTCCTGGCCACTGTCTTCTCCGCCCAGGGCGGCTACGAGAGCCCGCAGGCCTTCACCGACGGCACCGTCCCCGCCCTGTGGATCGGCGCCGGGGCCGTCGCCCTGGCCGCGCTGTTCGCCCTGCTGCTCCCCGCGAAGGAGAAGGAAGGGGAGAAGCGGAAGAAGCGGAAGGAGGAGCCGTACCCGGCCGTCGGCGCCCGGACGGGCGCGGTCCCCGACGAGATCCCCGCCCGCTGA
- a CDS encoding DUF3291 domain-containing protein yields the protein MPDVPWSTPTRPEPAAEVYVMASRFETAGLLGALRFFLRTPGIILQVRKAPGANGVALRARVFSRTFLTLSAWEDREALYRFARSEPHRSTSRAASAFTKESVFTFWSVPAAELPISWAEAERRLAEQRHRQRTTG from the coding sequence ATGCCCGACGTCCCCTGGTCCACGCCCACGCGGCCCGAGCCCGCCGCCGAGGTCTACGTCATGGCCTCCCGCTTCGAGACCGCCGGCCTGCTCGGGGCCCTCCGGTTCTTCCTCCGGACCCCGGGGATCATCCTCCAGGTCCGCAAGGCCCCCGGCGCCAACGGCGTCGCCCTGCGGGCCCGGGTGTTCAGCCGCACCTTCCTCACCCTCTCCGCGTGGGAGGACCGCGAGGCGCTCTACCGCTTCGCCCGCAGCGAGCCGCACCGCTCCACCTCCCGCGCCGCGAGCGCGTTCACGAAGGAGTCCGTCTTCACCTTCTGGAGCGTTCCGGCCGCCGAGCTGCCCATCAGCTGGGCCGAGGCCGAGCGCCGCCTCGCCGAGCAGCGGCACCGGCAGCGGACGACCGGCTGA
- a CDS encoding UDP-N-acetylmuramate dehydrogenase, whose product MSASGAYGPWPRRDARGTDRTLVPVQELHDAPLAPLTTFRLGGPAARLVTATTDAEVIDAVRAADDSGTPLLVIGGGSNLVIGDQGFDGTALRIATTGFTLTGTTLELAAGENWSAAVARTVEAGLAGIECLAGIPGSAGATPIQNVGAYGQEVCDTVTEVVAYDRTRRETVTLTAAECGFSYRNSTFKDQPDRYVVLRVRFALEDAGGLSAPIKYPETARALGVEAGDRVPAATASATVLRLRAGKGMVLDPADHDTWSAGSFFHNPILGDEAYAAFLARVADRLGPDTAPPAYPAGDGRTKTSAAWLIDKAGFTKGYGTGPARISTKHTLALTNRGEATTEDLLTLAREVVAGVHAAFGVTLVNEPVTVGVSI is encoded by the coding sequence CTGAGCGCCTCCGGCGCGTACGGTCCGTGGCCCCGCAGGGATGCGAGGGGCACGGACCGTACTCTTGTCCCCGTGCAGGAACTCCACGACGCCCCCCTCGCCCCGCTGACCACCTTCCGCCTCGGTGGTCCCGCAGCCCGCCTCGTCACGGCGACCACCGACGCCGAGGTGATCGACGCCGTCCGCGCGGCCGACGACAGCGGAACCCCGCTCCTCGTCATCGGCGGCGGCAGCAACCTGGTCATCGGCGACCAGGGCTTCGACGGCACCGCCCTGCGCATCGCGACCACCGGCTTCACCCTGACCGGCACCACCCTGGAGCTCGCCGCGGGGGAGAACTGGAGCGCGGCCGTCGCCCGTACGGTCGAAGCGGGCCTCGCCGGCATCGAATGCCTCGCCGGAATCCCCGGCTCCGCCGGCGCCACCCCGATCCAGAACGTCGGGGCGTACGGCCAGGAGGTCTGCGACACCGTCACCGAGGTCGTCGCCTACGACCGCACCCGCCGCGAGACGGTCACGCTGACCGCCGCCGAGTGCGGGTTCTCGTACCGCAACAGCACCTTCAAGGACCAGCCCGACCGGTACGTCGTCCTGCGCGTCCGCTTCGCCCTGGAGGACGCCGGCGGGCTGTCCGCGCCGATCAAGTACCCCGAGACCGCCCGCGCCCTCGGCGTCGAGGCCGGAGACCGGGTCCCCGCCGCCACCGCCAGCGCCACCGTGCTGCGGCTGCGCGCCGGCAAGGGCATGGTGCTGGACCCCGCCGACCACGACACCTGGTCCGCCGGCTCCTTCTTCCACAACCCGATCCTCGGCGACGAGGCGTACGCCGCCTTCCTCGCCCGCGTCGCGGACCGCCTCGGCCCCGACACCGCCCCGCCCGCCTACCCGGCCGGTGACGGACGTACGAAGACCAGCGCGGCCTGGCTGATCGACAAGGCCGGATTCACCAAGGGCTACGGCACCGGCCCCGCGCGCATCTCCACCAAGCACACCCTCGCGCTGACCAACCGCGGCGAGGCCACCACCGAGGACCTCCTCACCCTGGCCCGCGAGGTCGTCGCGGGCGTCCACGCGGCCTTCGGTGTCACCCTGGTCAACGAACCGGTGACGGTCGGCGTCAGCATCTGA
- a CDS encoding adenosine deaminase, with protein MEHARDLTLLPKAHLHLHFTGSMRPSTLLELADKYGVRLPDALTAGEPPKLRATDERGWFRFQRLYDAARSCLREPEDIRRLVREAAEEDVRDGSGWLEIQVDPTSYAPLLGGMIPAVEIILDAVDAASRETGLGMRVLIAANRMKHPLDARTLARLAVRYADRGIVGFGLSNDERRGMARDFDRAFAIAREGGLLAAPHGGELTGPSSVRDCLDDLHAARIGHGVRAAEDPRLLKRLADRQVTCEVCPASNVALGVYERPEDVPLRTLFEAGVPMALGADDPLLFGSRLAAQYEIARRHHAFTDAELAELARQSVRGSAAPEDVQAKLLAGIDHWLAS; from the coding sequence ATGGAGCACGCACGCGATCTCACGCTTCTGCCGAAGGCCCACCTGCACCTGCACTTCACCGGCTCGATGCGCCCATCGACCCTCCTGGAGCTCGCCGACAAGTACGGCGTGCGCCTGCCGGACGCCCTGACCGCGGGCGAGCCGCCCAAGCTCCGCGCCACCGACGAGCGCGGCTGGTTCCGCTTCCAGCGGCTCTACGACGCCGCCCGCTCCTGTCTGCGCGAGCCCGAGGACATCCGCCGCCTGGTCCGCGAGGCCGCCGAGGAGGACGTCCGGGACGGCAGCGGCTGGCTGGAGATCCAGGTGGATCCCACGTCCTACGCCCCCCTGCTCGGCGGCATGATCCCCGCCGTCGAGATCATCCTGGACGCGGTCGACGCCGCCTCCCGCGAGACCGGCCTCGGGATGCGCGTCCTGATCGCCGCGAACCGCATGAAGCACCCCCTCGACGCCCGCACCCTGGCCCGCCTCGCCGTCCGCTACGCCGACCGCGGCATCGTCGGCTTCGGCCTCTCCAACGACGAGCGCCGCGGCATGGCCCGCGACTTCGACCGGGCCTTCGCCATCGCCCGCGAGGGCGGCCTGCTCGCCGCCCCGCACGGCGGTGAGCTGACCGGGCCCTCCTCCGTCCGCGACTGCCTCGACGACCTGCACGCCGCCCGCATCGGGCACGGCGTCCGGGCCGCCGAGGACCCCCGGCTCCTCAAGCGGCTCGCCGACCGGCAGGTCACCTGCGAGGTCTGCCCGGCCTCCAACGTCGCCCTGGGGGTCTACGAACGCCCCGAGGACGTCCCGCTGCGCACCCTCTTCGAGGCCGGGGTGCCGATGGCGCTCGGCGCCGACGACCCGCTGCTGTTCGGGTCCCGGCTGGCCGCGCAGTACGAGATCGCGCGCCGCCACCACGCCTTCACCGACGCGGAACTCGCCGAGCTGGCGCGGCAGTCGGTACGCGGTTCGGCCGCGCCCGAGGACGTACAGGCGAAGCTGCTGGCCGGGATCGACCACTGGCTGGCTTCGTAG
- a CDS encoding pyridoxal phosphate-dependent aminotransferase: MTSATPSSERRVSARIGAISESATLAIDAKAKALKAAGRPVIGFAAGEPDFPTPDYIVEAAVEACRNPKFHRYTPAGGLPELKAAIAAKTLRDSGYEVEASQVLVTNGGKQAIYEAFAAVLDPGDEVIVPAPYWTTYPESIRLAGGVPVEVVADETTGYRVSVEQLEAARTDRTKVVLFVSPSNPTGSVYSEADARAIGEWAAEHGLWVMTDEIYEHLVYGDAKFTSLPVLVPALRDKCIIVNGVAKTYAMTGWRVGWVIAPQDIVKAATNLQSHATSNVSNVAQVAALAAVSGNLDAVAEMRKAFDRRRQTMVKMLNEIDGVFCPTPEGAFYAYPSVKELLGKEIRGKRPQTSIELAALILDEAEVAVVPGEAFGTPGYLRLSYALGDEDLVEGVTRVQNLLAEAKA, encoded by the coding sequence ATGACCTCTGCAACGCCTTCCTCCGAGCGCCGGGTGTCCGCCCGTATCGGCGCCATTTCCGAGTCCGCGACCCTCGCCATCGACGCCAAGGCGAAGGCCCTCAAGGCCGCCGGACGCCCGGTGATCGGCTTCGCCGCGGGCGAGCCCGACTTCCCGACCCCGGACTACATCGTCGAGGCGGCGGTCGAGGCCTGCCGCAACCCGAAGTTCCACCGCTACACCCCGGCCGGCGGTCTGCCCGAGCTGAAGGCCGCGATCGCCGCCAAGACGCTGCGCGACTCCGGCTACGAGGTCGAGGCCTCCCAGGTACTGGTGACCAACGGCGGCAAGCAGGCGATCTACGAGGCGTTCGCGGCCGTCCTCGACCCGGGCGACGAGGTCATCGTCCCGGCCCCGTACTGGACGACGTACCCGGAGTCGATCCGCCTCGCGGGCGGCGTCCCGGTCGAGGTCGTCGCCGACGAGACCACCGGCTACCGCGTCTCCGTCGAGCAGCTGGAGGCCGCGCGCACCGACCGGACGAAGGTCGTCCTGTTCGTCTCCCCGTCCAACCCGACCGGCTCGGTCTACAGCGAGGCCGACGCCCGCGCGATCGGCGAGTGGGCCGCCGAGCACGGCCTGTGGGTCATGACGGACGAGATCTACGAGCACCTGGTCTACGGCGACGCGAAGTTCACCTCGCTGCCGGTGCTGGTCCCGGCCCTGCGCGACAAGTGCATCATCGTCAACGGCGTCGCCAAGACGTACGCCATGACCGGCTGGCGCGTGGGCTGGGTCATCGCCCCGCAGGACATCGTCAAGGCCGCGACGAACCTCCAGTCGCACGCCACCTCCAACGTCTCCAACGTGGCGCAGGTCGCCGCGCTGGCCGCCGTCTCGGGCAACCTCGACGCGGTCGCGGAGATGCGCAAGGCCTTCGACCGCCGCCGCCAGACGATGGTCAAGATGCTGAACGAGATCGACGGCGTCTTCTGCCCGACGCCGGAGGGCGCGTTCTACGCGTACCCCTCGGTCAAGGAGCTCCTGGGCAAGGAGATCCGCGGCAAGCGCCCGCAGACCTCGATCGAGCTGGCCGCCCTGATCCTCGACGAGGCCGAGGTCGCGGTCGTCCCGGGCGAGGCCTTCGGCACCCCGGGCTACCTCCGCCTCTCGTACGCCCTGGGCGACGAGGACCTGGTCGAGGGCGTGACCCGCGTCCAGAACCTCCTGGCCGAGGCCAAGGCCTAG
- the secE gene encoding preprotein translocase subunit SecE, with the protein MTDALGSIDMPDAEDDTREKKARKGGKRGKKGPLGRLALFYRQIVAELRKVVWPTRNQLTTYTTVVIVFVVIMIGLVTVIDYGFQEAIKFVFG; encoded by the coding sequence GTGACGGACGCCCTGGGCTCCATCGACATGCCTGACGCCGAGGACGACACCCGCGAGAAGAAGGCCCGCAAGGGCGGCAAGCGCGGCAAGAAGGGTCCTCTGGGCCGGCTCGCGCTGTTCTACCGTCAGATCGTCGCGGAACTCCGCAAGGTTGTCTGGCCCACTCGAAACCAGCTCACGACGTACACCACCGTGGTGATTGTCTTCGTCGTCATCATGATCGGTCTGGTGACCGTGATTGACTATGGGTTCCAGGAAGCCATCAAGTTTGTCTTCGGCTGA
- the nusG gene encoding transcription termination/antitermination protein NusG, whose protein sequence is MSDPNLNVSPDSVESVEDELDIVEAADAVDPDEAELADAEDGIAAEDAALHVEDEADADVEDAGDDEAADDDAEDEGDVEAEADADEEEAEEAAPAEPVDPIQALREELRLLPGEWYVIHTYAGYEKRVKANLEQRAVSLNVEEFIYQAEVPEEEIVQIKNGERKNVRQNKLPGYVLVRMDLTNESWGVVRNTPGVTGFVGNAYDPYPLTLDEIVKMLAPEAQEKAAKAAAEEAGLPAPAVKRTIEVLDFEVGDSVTVTDGPFATLQATINEINPDSKKVKGLVEIFGRETPVELSFDQIQKN, encoded by the coding sequence GTGTCTGACCCGAACCTGAACGTGAGCCCCGACTCCGTCGAGTCCGTCGAGGACGAGCTCGACATCGTCGAGGCTGCAGACGCTGTGGACCCCGACGAGGCCGAGCTCGCCGACGCCGAGGACGGCATCGCCGCCGAGGACGCCGCGCTGCACGTCGAGGACGAGGCCGACGCCGACGTTGAGGACGCCGGCGACGACGAGGCTGCCGATGACGACGCCGAGGACGAGGGCGACGTAGAGGCCGAGGCCGACGCCGACGAGGAGGAGGCCGAAGAGGCCGCCCCCGCCGAGCCCGTCGACCCGATCCAGGCCCTGCGCGAGGAGCTGCGCCTGCTCCCCGGCGAGTGGTACGTGATCCACACCTACGCGGGCTACGAGAAGCGCGTGAAGGCCAACCTGGAGCAGCGCGCCGTCTCGCTGAACGTCGAGGAGTTCATCTACCAGGCCGAGGTGCCCGAGGAAGAGATCGTCCAGATCAAGAACGGCGAGCGCAAGAACGTCCGGCAGAACAAGCTGCCCGGTTACGTTCTCGTCCGCATGGATCTGACGAACGAGTCCTGGGGCGTCGTCCGCAACACGCCTGGTGTCACCGGCTTCGTCGGCAACGCGTACGACCCGTACCCGCTGACCCTGGACGAGATCGTCAAGATGCTCGCCCCGGAGGCGCAGGAGAAGGCCGCCAAGGCCGCCGCGGAAGAGGCCGGTCTGCCCGCGCCCGCCGTCAAGCGCACCATCGAGGTCCTGGACTTCGAGGTCGGCGACTCGGTCACCGTCACCGACGGCCCGTTCGCGACGCTGCAGGCGACGATCAACGAGATCAACCCGGACTCGAAGAAGGTCAAGGGTCTCGTCGAGATCTTCGGCCGCGAGACCCCGGTCGAGCTCAGCTTCGACCAGATCCAGAAGAACTGA
- the rplK gene encoding 50S ribosomal protein L11, producing the protein MPPKKKKVTGLIKLQIKAGAANPAPPVGPALGQHGVNIMEFCKAYNAATESQRGMVVPVEITVYEDRSFTFITKTPPAARLILKHAGVEKGSGEPHKTKVAKLTGAQVREIAELKMPDLNANDIDAAVKIISGTARSMGITVEG; encoded by the coding sequence ATGCCTCCCAAGAAGAAGAAGGTCACGGGGCTTATCAAGCTCCAGATCAAGGCCGGTGCGGCCAACCCGGCTCCGCCGGTCGGCCCCGCGCTCGGTCAGCACGGCGTCAACATCATGGAGTTCTGCAAGGCCTACAACGCCGCGACCGAGTCGCAGCGTGGCATGGTCGTGCCGGTGGAGATCACGGTCTACGAGGACCGCTCCTTCACCTTCATCACCAAGACTCCGCCGGCCGCGCGCCTCATCCTGAAGCACGCGGGCGTGGAGAAGGGCTCCGGCGAGCCGCACAAGACCAAGGTCGCCAAGCTCACCGGCGCCCAGGTCCGCGAGATCGCCGAGCTGAAGATGCCCGACCTGAACGCCAACGACATCGACGCCGCCGTGAAGATCATCTCCGGCACCGCGCGCTCGATGGGCATCACGGTCGAAGGCTGA
- the rplA gene encoding 50S ribosomal protein L1 codes for MKRSKTLRAADAKVDREKQYAPLEAVRLAKETSTTKFDGTVEVAFRLGVDPRKADQMVRGTVNLPHGTGKTARVLVFATGDRAAAAEAAGADIVGDDELINEIAKGNRLNEFDAVVATPDLMGKVGRLGRVLGPRGLMPNPKTGTVTMDVAKAVTEIKGGKIEFRVDKHSNLHFIIGKVSFSDEQLVENYGAALDEILRLKPSAAKGRYIKKAALSTTMGPGIQLDSNRTRNLLVEEDPAAV; via the coding sequence GTGAAGCGCAGCAAGACTCTCCGCGCTGCGGACGCCAAGGTCGACCGGGAGAAGCAGTACGCCCCGCTCGAGGCCGTCCGTCTCGCCAAGGAGACCTCCACGACCAAGTTCGACGGCACCGTCGAGGTCGCCTTCCGCCTGGGTGTCGACCCGCGCAAGGCCGACCAGATGGTCCGTGGCACCGTGAACCTCCCGCACGGCACCGGCAAGACCGCCCGGGTCCTGGTCTTCGCGACCGGTGACCGTGCTGCGGCCGCGGAAGCCGCCGGCGCCGACATTGTCGGCGACGACGAGCTGATCAACGAGATCGCCAAGGGCAACCGCCTGAACGAGTTCGACGCCGTTGTGGCCACCCCGGACCTCATGGGCAAGGTCGGCCGCCTCGGCCGCGTGCTCGGTCCCCGTGGCCTCATGCCGAACCCGAAGACCGGCACCGTCACGATGGACGTCGCGAAGGCTGTCACCGAGATCAAGGGTGGCAAGATCGAGTTCCGCGTCGACAAGCACTCGAACCTGCACTTCATCATCGGCAAGGTCTCCTTCTCCGATGAGCAGCTGGTCGAGAACTACGGCGCGGCCCTGGACGAGATCCTCCGTCTGAAGCCGTCCGCCGCGAAGGGCCGCTACATCAAGAAGGCCGCCCTGAGCACCACGATGGGCCCCGGCATCCAGCTGGACTCCAACCGCACCCGGAACCTCCTCGTCGAGGAAGACCCGGCCGCGGTCTGA
- a CDS encoding LppX_LprAFG lipoprotein, with amino-acid sequence MNAYRKKTVGAVLAALLLAGGATACEDGKNAKKDNGGSASAPASPSPSASAKQPAGVTPAAYLEKTKKKSEEITSLRYTISGKAAGESITGEAAMRIKPTVAMSMTMESPEKPGEKVQIRLVDGAMYMGAEGKWLKFDLKALAPEQAKELDSLGSAQQGQNPADTADSLSASKDLKTVGEETVDGQKTTHLAGTVTLDEMRARSAASTPEAKERQEKNIKALEEQGIKSLTMDIWIDEADQVKQVRTQGQGTTGPMDVTIKFLDVNKPVDVAAPPADQVMDLGEMMKGSGGAGSA; translated from the coding sequence GTGAACGCATACCGCAAGAAGACCGTCGGCGCCGTCCTGGCCGCCCTTCTGCTCGCAGGCGGCGCCACCGCGTGCGAGGACGGGAAGAACGCGAAGAAGGACAACGGGGGGTCCGCGTCCGCGCCTGCGTCCCCGTCCCCGTCCGCGTCCGCGAAGCAGCCGGCGGGGGTGACGCCGGCCGCGTACCTGGAGAAGACGAAGAAGAAGTCCGAGGAGATCACCTCCCTCCGCTACACCATCTCCGGCAAGGCCGCGGGCGAGAGCATCACCGGCGAGGCCGCCATGCGGATCAAGCCCACGGTGGCCATGTCGATGACCATGGAATCGCCCGAGAAGCCGGGCGAGAAGGTGCAGATCCGCCTCGTCGACGGCGCCATGTACATGGGCGCCGAGGGCAAGTGGCTGAAGTTCGACCTCAAGGCCCTGGCCCCGGAGCAGGCCAAGGAGCTGGACTCGCTCGGCTCCGCCCAGCAGGGCCAGAACCCGGCCGACACGGCCGACAGCCTGAGCGCCTCCAAGGACCTCAAGACGGTCGGCGAGGAGACCGTCGACGGGCAGAAGACGACGCACCTGGCCGGCACCGTCACGCTCGACGAGATGCGGGCCCGCAGCGCCGCCTCGACTCCGGAGGCCAAGGAGCGCCAGGAGAAGAACATCAAGGCGCTGGAGGAGCAGGGCATCAAGAGCCTGACGATGGACATCTGGATCGACGAGGCCGACCAGGTCAAGCAGGTCCGCACCCAGGGCCAGGGCACCACCGGCCCGATGGACGTCACCATCAAGTTCCTGGACGTCAACAAGCCGGTCGACGTGGCCGCGCCGCCGGCCGACCAGGTCATGGACCTCGGCGAGATGATGAAGGGCTCGGGCGGCGCGGGCAGCGCCTGA
- the rplJ gene encoding 50S ribosomal protein L10: MPTPNKAASVAELKDAFQSSNAAVLTEYRGLTVAQLKTLRRSLGENAQYAVVKNTLTKIAANQAGITALDEHFAGPTAVAFITGDPVESAKSLRDFAKENPNLIIKAGVLDGKALTADEIKKLADLESREVLLSKLAGAFKGKQSQAASLFQALPSKFVRTAEALRVKLAEQGGAE, from the coding sequence ATGCCGACGCCCAACAAGGCTGCATCGGTAGCCGAGCTCAAGGACGCGTTCCAGAGCTCGAACGCCGCCGTGCTGACCGAGTACCGGGGTCTCACCGTCGCGCAGCTCAAGACGCTGCGTCGCTCTCTCGGTGAGAACGCCCAGTACGCCGTGGTGAAGAACACGCTGACCAAGATTGCGGCCAACCAGGCCGGGATCACCGCGCTGGACGAGCACTTCGCTGGTCCGACCGCGGTCGCCTTCATCACCGGTGACCCGGTGGAGTCGGCGAAGAGCCTGCGTGACTTCGCCAAGGAAAACCCCAACCTCATCATCAAGGCGGGTGTCCTTGATGGTAAGGCGCTCACCGCCGATGAGATCAAGAAGCTTGCGGACCTCGAGTCCCGCGAGGTTCTGCTCAGCAAGCTGGCCGGCGCGTTCAAGGGCAAGCAGTCCCAGGCTGCCTCGCTCTTCCAGGCGCTGCCGTCGAAGTTCGTCCGCACCGCGGAAGCGCTTCGCGTCAAGCTCGCCGAGCAGGGCGGTGCCGAGTAA
- the rplL gene encoding 50S ribosomal protein L7/L12: MAKLSQDDLLAQFEEMTLIELSEFVKAFEEKFDVTAAAAVAVAGPAGTGAAVEPEEEKDEFDVILTGAGDKKIQVIKVVRELTSLGLKEAKDLVDGTPKPVLEKVNKEAADKAAEALKAAGAGVEVK; the protein is encoded by the coding sequence ATGGCGAAGCTCTCTCAGGACGACCTCCTCGCCCAGTTCGAGGAGATGACCCTCATCGAGCTCTCCGAGTTCGTGAAGGCCTTCGAGGAGAAGTTCGACGTCACCGCCGCCGCCGCCGTCGCCGTTGCCGGTCCGGCCGGCACCGGTGCCGCCGTTGAGCCCGAGGAGGAGAAGGACGAGTTCGACGTCATCCTCACCGGTGCGGGCGACAAGAAGATCCAGGTCATCAAGGTCGTGCGCGAGCTGACCTCCCTGGGTCTGAAGGAGGCCAAGGACCTCGTCGACGGCACCCCGAAGCCGGTCCTCGAGAAGGTCAACAAGGAGGCCGCTGACAAGGCCGCCGAGGCCCTCAAGGCCGCCGGCGCCGGCGTCGAGGTCAAGTAA